In one window of Cyanobacteriota bacterium DNA:
- a CDS encoding heavy-metal-associated domain-containing protein, translated as MALKFAVPDMACGACANTITQAIHAIDPKATVTADVVTKQVTVETQEAGDAIKQAIVSAGYTIA; from the coding sequence ATGGCTCTTAAGTTTGCAGTTCCGGATATGGCCTGTGGTGCTTGTGCTAACACCATTACCCAGGCAATCCATGCTATTGATCCTAAGGCAACGGTAACCGCTGATGTAGTGACTAAGCAGGTGACTGTGGAAACTCAAGAAGCTGGTGATGCCATTAAACAGGCGATCGTGAGTGCGGGCTACACCATAGCCTAG